A region of Triplophysa dalaica isolate WHDGS20190420 chromosome 20, ASM1584641v1, whole genome shotgun sequence DNA encodes the following proteins:
- the lactbl1a gene encoding putative beta-lactamase-like 1 codes for MKVKWTKLGMVFFLLLSLVMTGCFIWQYRLPKAKPDETVSEEVKEVKMCPRFPEPMPLEHPIPVLMEALEKVDVLLRTSIDATRLPAISAILIFNDSVLWNGNFGRINGSDPTSPVPSEYTVYRIASVSKIFPTLMLYKLWEDKKVDSLDDPLEKYVKNFTIKNPSGKRRDHDLKSVSDGKDAQIQASSVTLRRMAGQLSGLPRRLRSTTLLWKGTTQTAVDLLQDDVLVADPGTKCHYSNLAFSLLAHVMAEKVAGTDYQSWVSENILQPLGMEDTGFEITPEIESQMAIGVYSSGLPAPLYDLGWYRPSGQMYSTPADMAKLVMMLLGAYYQQVLQPDTLKTILTPLFRCDRSYFANQTGTPWEVNERLGYDIIRKDGDLDGYSATISLVPRMKVGLVILMAGIKPDEDLVDKAYSYLLPAMESAFRDARRVLTPPPDPVPYLGYFTYSNITFYEIKADINGVLSMEQFGPQVDTMVPVKYRTLKLSYLEDRVFRVVFEKEYPCELKVNTASVSLAAQDGQIFNFYIFNKNGLSPGFDVPGLNTYKVARIPRKPIFTG; via the exons atgaaagtaaaatggaCAAAGTTAGGAATGGTCTTCTTTCTGCTTCTGTCTCTTGTCATGACGGGCTGTTTCATTTGGCAGTACAGACTCCCCAAAGCAAAACCAG ATGAAACAGTTTCAGAAGAAGTGAAAGAAGTGAAGATGTGTCCAAGGTTTCCGGAACCTATGCCATTGGAGCACCCAATACCTGTCCTCATGGAGGCTTTGGAAAAG GTGGATGTACTTTTGAGGACCAGCATCGATGCCACCAGACTGCCAGCCATATCTGCcattttgatatttaatgaTTCTGTGTTGTGGAATGGAAACTTTGGCAGAATAAATGGAAGTGACCCCACATCCCCTGTACCGAGCGAATACACGGTTTACAG AATTGCAAGCGTTTCTAAAATATTTCCCACCCTGATGCTGTATAAACTTTGGGAGGACAAAAAGGTAGATTCCCTGGATGACCCTCTGGAAAAGTATGTGAAGAACTTCACTATAAAAAACCCTTCAGGGAAAAGAAGAGACCATGACCTCAAATCTGTCTCTGATGGGAAAGATGCGCAAATCCAAGCATCCTCGGTCACACTGAGAAGGATGGCCGGACAACTGTCAG GTTTACCTCGGCGTCTCAGGTCAACAACGTTACTGTGGAAAGGCACCACTCAGACGGCTGTAGACTTATTACAAGATGATGTTCTGGTGGCTGACCCTGGTACAAA ATGCCACTACAGCAACTTGGCCTTCTCCCTACTGGCCCACGTGATGGCAGAGAAGGTGGCAGGAACAGATTATCAGAGCTGGGTGTCTGAAAATATCCTGCAACCGCTGGGAATGGAGGACACCGGCTTTGAAATCACCCCTGAGATAGAGAGCCAGATGGCAATAGGTGTTTACTCGAGTGGGCTGCCAGCACCTCTCTATGACCTTGGCTGGTACAGACCGTCGGGGCAAATGTATTCCACACCTGCTGACATGGCCAAACTGGTGATGATGCTGTTGGGTGCCTACTACCAGCAGGTTCTACAGCCCGACACCCTCAAGACCATACTGACGCCTTTATTTCGCTGCGACCGCAGTTACTTTGCGAATCAAACAGGAACACCTTGGGAGGTGAATGAACGGTTGGGgtatgacatcatccgcaaggACGGGGATCTGGATGGTTATTCGGCTACCATCTCCCTTGTTCCACGTATGAAAGTAGGTTTGGTCATCCTTATGGCTGGGATCAAACCTGATGAGGACCTTGTAGACAAGGCCTACAGTTATCTACTCCCTGCCATGGAAAGTGCCTTCAGAGATGCACGTCGTGTTCTCACCCCGCCTCCGGACCCTGTACCATATTTAGGCTATTTTACCTACAGcaacataacattttatgaGATCAAGGCAGACATAAATGGGGTGCTGTCTATGGAGCAGTTCGGACCACAGGTGGACACCATGGTTCCAGTGAAGTACAGAACATTGAAGCTCAGTTATTTGGAGGATAGGGTGTTTAGGGTTGTGTTTGAGAAAGAATACCCATGTGAGCTGAAAGTGAACACTGCCTCTGTGTCTCTCGCAGCCCAGGACGGGCAGATCTTTAACTTTTACATATTCAACAAAAACGGTCTCTCACCAGGCTTTGATGTTCCAGGGTTAAATACTTATAAAGTTGCAAGGATACCTCGCAAACCCATTTTTACTGGTTGA